A DNA window from Paraclostridium bifermentans contains the following coding sequences:
- a CDS encoding RNA polymerase sigma factor produces the protein MKLLSSNKKIKEKKVKDYIVNNQAGFYKVAYSYVKNQDDALDIVHDSICKALSKLDSLKDEESIKPWFYKILINSSIDYIRKNSKYVTLEEELLSDEYNSNDTYTDIDLQRALEKLPEEYRVIIVLRYFEDMKIDEIANVLSQNTNTIKTKLYTGLRRLKIKIKTEDY, from the coding sequence ATGAAATTATTGAGCTCAAATAAAAAAATTAAAGAAAAGAAAGTTAAAGACTATATAGTAAACAATCAAGCAGGTTTTTACAAGGTAGCATATAGTTATGTAAAAAATCAAGATGATGCATTAGATATAGTACATGATTCTATATGCAAAGCACTTTCAAAATTAGATTCTCTTAAAGATGAAGAATCTATTAAACCATGGTTTTATAAAATTTTAATAAATAGTTCTATAGACTATATAAGAAAAAATAGTAAGTATGTAACTTTAGAAGAAGAATTGTTATCTGATGAATATAACTCAAATGACACATATACGGATATAGATCTTCAAAGAGCATTAGAAAAACTGCCAGAAGAATATAGAGTTATTATAGTTTTAAGATACTTTGAAGATATGAAAATAGATGAGATAGCAAATGTACTATCACAAAATACAAATACAATAAAAACTAAACTTTATACTGGACTTAGAAGACTTAAGATAAAAATAAAAACAGAAGATTATTAA
- the brnQ gene encoding branched-chain amino acid transport system II carrier protein, with product MNKNKDILIIGFALFSMFFGAGNLIFPPYIGISSGSSWLISFLGFILADVGIILLSIIAISKAGSLQNVIGRAGKKFGITLEFLMMLCLGPILVIPRTGATTFEMSVLPLTKNFNPLLFSLIFFSITLLLTIKPTKVMDIIGKFLTPILLLSLAFLIVKGIVSPIGNLEDVNSSDLFITGVTQGYQTMDALGIGGIVALIMTSLVSKGYTDKNENISLAIKSALIACVGLTVVYGGLTFLGATASSLYDTNISQTALLINITHQLLGSTGTIMLAIVVGFACLTTSIGLTSVTAKFFEDFTNKKLKYEHIVIFICVFSAIVSNFGVDKIIQIAIPILSLIYPVTIVLVVMNIFKKIITNDMTLKGAAYATLLISLLNVIDSLGISIQFVHQIPLANLGFNWILPAIIGGIVFSFIPAKSKSTTTTPSL from the coding sequence ATGAATAAAAATAAAGATATTTTAATAATAGGATTTGCTCTATTCTCGATGTTCTTTGGAGCAGGAAACTTGATATTCCCCCCATATATAGGTATTTCCTCTGGAAGTAGCTGGTTAATAAGCTTTTTAGGTTTCATATTAGCTGATGTTGGAATAATTTTATTATCAATAATTGCAATTTCTAAAGCTGGAAGTCTTCAAAATGTAATAGGTAGAGCCGGTAAGAAGTTCGGAATTACCTTAGAATTTTTAATGATGTTATGTCTTGGTCCTATATTGGTTATTCCAAGAACTGGAGCAACAACATTTGAAATGAGTGTATTACCACTTACAAAGAATTTTAATCCACTTTTATTCTCTTTAATATTTTTCTCTATAACACTGTTACTTACAATAAAGCCTACTAAAGTTATGGATATAATAGGTAAATTTTTAACTCCAATTTTATTACTATCACTTGCATTTTTAATAGTAAAGGGCATAGTATCTCCTATTGGAAATTTAGAAGATGTTAATTCTTCAGATCTTTTTATAACAGGAGTTACTCAAGGATACCAAACAATGGATGCCTTAGGAATAGGCGGAATAGTAGCCTTAATTATGACTTCTCTTGTTAGTAAAGGGTATACAGATAAAAATGAAAATATATCACTAGCAATAAAATCAGCTTTAATAGCATGTGTTGGGCTTACAGTGGTTTACGGTGGGTTAACATTCCTAGGAGCTACAGCTTCTAGCTTATACGATACAAATATATCTCAAACAGCTTTACTTATAAATATTACTCATCAGTTATTAGGAAGTACTGGAACTATTATGTTAGCGATTGTAGTTGGATTTGCATGCCTTACGACTTCAATAGGTTTAACTTCTGTTACAGCTAAATTTTTCGAAGATTTCACTAATAAAAAGTTAAAATACGAGCATATAGTTATATTTATTTGTGTATTCAGTGCAATAGTTTCAAACTTTGGCGTTGATAAAATTATACAAATAGCAATACCTATATTAAGTTTAATCTATCCTGTAACTATAGTTTTAGTAGTTATGAATATATTTAAAAAGATTATTACTAATGATATGACATTAAAAGGTGCAGCTTACGCAACACTTTTAATAAGTTTACTTAATGTCATAGATAGTTTAGGTATAAGTATACAATTTGTACATCAGATTCCACTTGCAAACTTAGGATTTAACTGGATTTTGCCAGCAATAATAGGAGGCATAGTATTTAGTTTCATTCCAGCTAAATCAAAATCTACCACTACAACTCCATCCCTTTAA
- the mobA gene encoding molybdenum cofactor guanylyltransferase, which yields MSVCKSAVILAGGKSSRMKFDKQFLVIDEKRLIYDLANKLENHFNEIIIVTNKPEFYNDCSYKVVVDEIKECGPLSGIHIGLKSASSEYVYFLACDMPNIDNNYIKFMKENISTLYDIYITKLDKFAEPFHGVYKKSLYEDIEKFLLVSEKKSINRFLYDKSIFYLNEDDFNRNHFDLNIFINLNNQEDLNNFINEVDLNRRY from the coding sequence ATGAGCGTATGTAAAAGTGCAGTTATATTGGCTGGTGGGAAGAGTAGTAGGATGAAATTTGATAAGCAGTTTTTAGTAATAGATGAAAAAAGGCTTATATATGATTTAGCCAATAAATTAGAAAATCATTTTAATGAAATTATAATTGTTACAAACAAACCTGAATTTTACAATGATTGTAGTTATAAAGTTGTTGTAGATGAGATAAAAGAATGTGGACCTCTAAGTGGAATACATATAGGTCTTAAGAGTGCTAGTAGCGAATATGTTTACTTCTTAGCGTGTGATATGCCTAATATTGATAACAATTATATTAAGTTTATGAAAGAAAACATAAGTACATTATATGATATTTATATTACTAAGTTAGATAAATTTGCAGAACCATTTCATGGGGTTTATAAAAAAAGCTTATATGAAGATATAGAAAAATTTCTATTAGTGAGTGAGAAAAAATCTATAAATAGATTTTTATATGATAAATCGATTTTTTATTTAAATGAAGATGATTTTAATAGAAATCATTTTGATTTAAATATTTTTATCAATTTAAATAATCAGGAAGACTTAAATAATTTTATAAATGAAGTAGATTTAAATAGACGTTACTAA
- a CDS encoding MOSC domain-containing protein, translating to MGSIKDMNKKGTVLAINISENKGVIKTPIEVGAFKEDHGLVGDAHAGNWHRQVSLLGDESIEKIRQMGIEGLDTGKFAENITTKDIVLYELPVGTKLKIGDTIQEVTQIGKKCHAGCAIKNQVGDCVMPREGIFTKIIKGGEVRPGDTIEVIEE from the coding sequence GTGGGGAGTATAAAAGACATGAATAAAAAAGGAACTGTATTAGCTATTAATATAAGTGAGAACAAAGGAGTTATAAAAACTCCAATAGAAGTAGGGGCTTTTAAGGAAGATCATGGGTTAGTAGGAGATGCTCATGCAGGCAACTGGCATAGACAAGTAAGTTTACTAGGAGATGAAAGTATAGAAAAAATAAGACAAATGGGAATAGAAGGTTTAGATACTGGAAAATTTGCTGAAAACATAACTACAAAAGATATAGTTTTATATGAATTGCCAGTAGGTACTAAGCTTAAAATAGGAGATACTATTCAAGAAGTAACTCAAATAGGTAAAAAATGTCATGCAGGATGTGCTATAAAAAATCAAGTAGGGGATTGTGTAATGCCTAGAGAAGGTATATTTACAAAAATTATCAAAGGTGGAGAAGTAAGACCTGGAGATACAATAGAAGTAATAGAAGAATAG
- the yjeM gene encoding glutamate/gamma-aminobutyrate family transporter YjeM: MSQPSNNNVKKLTLVPLILMIFTSVFGFGNMPRAFYLMGYAAIPWYVLSAVLFFIPYAFMMAEYGSAFKKESGGMYSWMEKSVGAKYAFIGTFMWYASYVIWMVSVSSSLWIPLSNAIFGTDVTGSWSLFGLTSVQTLGILGVIWIAVVTFVATKGVDKISKITSIGGTAVALLNIVLLAGGILVVVLTGELAEPISNAAQAFTISPSPDYQGFVPVLSFLTFAVFAFGGLEVLGGLVDQTENAEKTFPKGLAISAVVISVGYAIGIFACGMFTNWSEVLSGENVNMANATYVLMANLGYKVGIGFGLSESIALTMGAWTARFVGFSMFLALTGAFFTLTYSPLKTLIQGAPKELWPGKLGDLKNGMPVNAMKVQAIIVICIILLVSFGGSNAKQFFTILTLMTNVAMTITYMFLSAAFPAFKKKQLKGEIPKEYVVFKSQASATISAIIVTGIVGFANVFTIIEPLMDSPARVSDTLTMVGGPLLFALLGFVLFTVYEKKDSLRESKNEKVVG; this comes from the coding sequence ATGTCACAACCAAGCAATAATAATGTTAAAAAGCTTACGCTAGTACCATTAATACTTATGATATTTACATCAGTATTTGGATTTGGTAATATGCCAAGAGCATTCTACTTAATGGGGTATGCAGCTATACCATGGTACGTATTAAGTGCTGTACTATTTTTTATACCATATGCGTTTATGATGGCTGAATATGGATCTGCATTTAAAAAAGAAAGTGGAGGTATGTATTCGTGGATGGAAAAATCTGTAGGAGCTAAATATGCTTTTATAGGTACATTTATGTGGTACGCATCTTATGTAATTTGGATGGTAAGTGTTTCTTCTAGTTTATGGATACCATTATCAAATGCTATATTTGGTACAGATGTTACAGGAAGTTGGAGCTTATTTGGATTAACATCAGTTCAAACTTTAGGAATATTAGGTGTAATATGGATAGCAGTTGTTACATTTGTAGCTACTAAAGGAGTTGACAAAATAAGTAAAATAACTTCTATAGGTGGAACTGCTGTTGCACTACTTAATATAGTCTTATTAGCTGGAGGTATATTAGTAGTAGTTTTAACTGGGGAATTAGCAGAACCTATAAGTAATGCGGCTCAAGCCTTCACTATATCACCAAGTCCTGATTACCAAGGTTTTGTGCCTGTTTTATCATTCTTAACATTTGCAGTATTTGCATTTGGAGGACTAGAAGTTTTAGGTGGTCTTGTTGACCAAACTGAAAATGCTGAAAAAACGTTCCCTAAAGGGCTTGCAATATCTGCAGTGGTTATATCTGTAGGATATGCAATTGGGATATTTGCATGTGGTATGTTTACTAACTGGAGTGAAGTATTATCTGGAGAAAATGTAAATATGGCAAATGCTACATATGTATTAATGGCAAATTTAGGATACAAAGTAGGAATCGGATTTGGATTATCTGAAAGTATAGCTCTTACTATGGGAGCTTGGACTGCTAGATTTGTTGGTTTCTCAATGTTCTTAGCATTAACTGGAGCATTCTTTACATTAACTTATTCACCGCTTAAAACGTTAATACAAGGAGCACCAAAAGAGTTATGGCCTGGCAAATTAGGAGACTTAAAAAATGGTATGCCTGTAAATGCTATGAAAGTTCAAGCAATTATAGTAATATGTATTATTTTATTAGTATCTTTTGGAGGAAGTAATGCAAAACAATTCTTTACAATATTAACTTTAATGACAAATGTTGCAATGACTATAACATATATGTTCTTATCAGCAGCATTCCCAGCATTTAAGAAAAAGCAATTAAAGGGAGAAATACCAAAGGAATATGTTGTGTTTAAGTCTCAGGCTAGTGCTACTATATCAGCTATAATAGTAACTGGAATAGTAGGGTTTGCTAATGTATTTACTATAATAGAACCTTTAATGGATTCTCCTGCAAGAGTAAGTGATACATTAACTATGGTAGGTGGACCATTACTATTTGCATTGTTAGGATTTGTATTGTTTACAGTATATGAGAAAAAAGATAGTTTAAGAGAAAGTAAAAATGAAAAAGTTGTAGGATAG
- a CDS encoding trans-sulfuration enzyme family protein, with protein sequence MRESNYDETMLLHYDEDKKDYKGAVVPPIYQNSLFTFEDWDSIDKAFDDPVNNCIYTRGKNPTVSIVEEKLSKLAGGEKAKLFTSGMAAISSAIMHFVKPNGHIITLKNIYGPANNFMGSYLKEKMNIEVTYISGKDINEFRENIKENTCLIYLESPSSVVFSLQDINEISKLAKVHNIKTIIDNTWATPIYQKPLKMGIDLEVHSCSKYIGGHSDIVAGVIIGSEKDIKDIFEKEHALYGGKIAPFEAWLIMRSLRTLPIRLAKHQENALQVAKFLESHQKVKKVYYPGIKSFEQYELGKKQMDGYTGLMAIDLDCKDLDKIKAFVNRLEYFYIGVSWGGFESLVYAPAISYLKEMTPDKFDAMGISLGSIRLSIGLENYNDLIYDLEKALSIL encoded by the coding sequence ATGAGAGAAAGTAATTATGATGAAACTATGCTTTTGCATTATGATGAGGATAAAAAAGATTATAAAGGAGCAGTAGTACCACCTATATATCAAAATAGTTTATTTACTTTTGAGGACTGGGATTCTATAGATAAAGCTTTTGATGATCCTGTAAACAATTGCATATATACAAGAGGAAAAAATCCTACTGTATCAATTGTTGAAGAAAAGCTATCTAAATTGGCAGGTGGAGAAAAAGCGAAGCTTTTCACATCAGGAATGGCTGCCATATCTTCTGCTATTATGCACTTTGTAAAACCAAATGGACATATAATTACATTAAAAAATATATATGGACCAGCTAACAACTTTATGGGGAGTTATTTAAAAGAAAAAATGAATATCGAAGTTACATACATATCAGGTAAAGACATAAATGAGTTTAGGGAAAATATAAAAGAAAATACTTGTTTAATATACCTAGAAAGCCCTTCAAGTGTAGTTTTTAGTTTACAAGATATAAATGAAATTTCAAAACTTGCAAAAGTACATAATATAAAAACTATTATAGACAATACTTGGGCTACACCTATATATCAAAAACCTTTAAAAATGGGAATCGATTTAGAGGTTCACTCTTGTTCTAAATATATAGGAGGACACAGTGATATAGTAGCAGGGGTTATAATAGGAAGTGAAAAAGATATAAAAGATATATTTGAAAAGGAGCATGCTTTATATGGTGGTAAAATAGCTCCATTCGAAGCTTGGCTAATAATGAGAAGTTTAAGGACATTGCCTATAAGATTAGCTAAACATCAAGAAAATGCACTACAAGTTGCAAAATTTTTGGAAAGTCATCAAAAAGTAAAAAAAGTATATTATCCAGGAATTAAAAGTTTTGAGCAATATGAATTAGGAAAAAAACAAATGGATGGATATACAGGACTAATGGCTATAGATTTAGATTGTAAAGACCTTGATAAGATAAAAGCATTTGTAAATAGATTAGAGTATTTTTACATAGGCGTAAGTTGGGGAGGGTTTGAAAGTTTAGTTTATGCTCCGGCTATAAGTTATTTAAAAGAGATGACTCCAGACAAGTTTGATGCTATGGGAATTAGTTTAGGAAGCATAAGACTTTCTATAGGTTTAGAAAATTATAATGACTTAATATATGATTTAGAAAAAGCACTTAGCATATTATAA